The Chryseobacterium aureum genome contains a region encoding:
- a CDS encoding helix-turn-helix domain-containing protein — protein sequence MNDSHFKAVEEDDAEFYVYHVLTGNIKTEIHYHSSAQLVYAEGGIVHVFTDQRHWYLPARCFMWIPAGTPHYIFSTSPKVDLYNFYFKKEKNESGFFDEIDIYSVNNLLREMILYTKDWDGKITINDHSRYYFLKALKGVLQEKEHKHLAFPIQHPFPKDDTLLKIARYIHANLEKPLTIESTAKEFGMSTRTLSRKFKEILGMNYVRFLRALRITRSLELMLEGKYNMYEIAMMVGYNSLSSFSNIFKKVIGIAPTEYQQKLRGDKY from the coding sequence ATGAATGACAGCCATTTTAAAGCCGTAGAAGAAGACGATGCCGAGTTTTATGTGTATCACGTCCTCACGGGTAATATAAAGACGGAGATTCATTATCACAGTTCTGCACAGTTGGTCTATGCAGAAGGAGGTATTGTGCATGTTTTTACAGATCAAAGGCATTGGTATCTTCCTGCAAGATGCTTTATGTGGATTCCCGCCGGAACCCCTCATTACATTTTTTCTACAAGTCCTAAAGTAGATTTATACAATTTTTATTTTAAGAAAGAAAAAAATGAAAGTGGCTTTTTTGATGAAATCGATATTTATTCTGTTAATAATCTGCTTCGGGAGATGATTTTATATACTAAAGACTGGGATGGGAAAATCACAATAAATGACCATTCCAGGTATTATTTTCTTAAAGCTCTTAAAGGCGTTTTACAGGAAAAGGAACACAAACATCTCGCTTTTCCGATACAGCATCCTTTTCCCAAAGATGATACTTTGCTGAAGATAGCACGGTATATTCATGCTAATCTTGAAAAGCCTCTTACGATTGAATCTACCGCAAAAGAGTTCGGAATGAGTACTAGAACGCTTTCAAGGAAATTCAAAGAGATTCTGGGCATGAATTACGTTCGTTTTCTGCGGGCATTAAGAATAACGCGTTCTCTGGAACTCATGCTGGAAGGAAAATACAATATGTATGAAATAGCGATGATGGTAGGGTATAACAGCCTGTCTTCTTTCAGCAATATTTTCAAAAAGGTAATTGGAATTGCCCCTACAGAATATCAGCAGAAACTGCGAGGGGATAAATACTGA
- a CDS encoding thioredoxin family protein, producing the protein MKKLTIFAFLGLSTFAFSQDVKNSTDNGKHETALIVPTDQKELEAKKKAAEEKAKLPKPYDPKADAQADINKLVAQAKKEGKNVMIQAGGNWCIWCLRFNNFVQTTPELKDLADKNYVYYHLNYSPENKNEKVFAQYGNPGEKFGYPVFIILNKDGKMIKVQQSDVLEEGKGYSKEKVKEFFTAWSPKKG; encoded by the coding sequence ATGAAAAAATTGACAATATTCGCTTTCCTGGGATTAAGTACTTTTGCTTTTTCACAGGATGTAAAGAATTCAACCGATAATGGAAAGCACGAAACGGCGCTTATAGTGCCTACAGACCAGAAAGAGCTGGAAGCCAAGAAAAAAGCAGCTGAAGAAAAAGCTAAACTTCCTAAGCCTTATGATCCAAAAGCAGATGCTCAGGCTGATATTAATAAACTGGTTGCCCAGGCTAAGAAAGAAGGTAAGAATGTAATGATTCAGGCTGGAGGTAACTGGTGTATCTGGTGTCTTCGTTTTAATAATTTTGTACAGACTACTCCCGAATTGAAGGATCTGGCAGATAAAAACTATGTATACTATCACCTGAACTATTCTCCTGAGAATAAGAATGAAAAAGTTTTTGCCCAGTACGGTAATCCTGGTGAGAAATTTGGATACCCGGTATTCATTATTTTAAATAAAGACGGGAAAATGATCAAAGTTCAGCAGAGTGATGTTTTGGAAGAAGGAAAAGGATACAGTAAAGAAAAAGTAAAAGAATTCTTTACGGCCTGGTCTCCTAAAAAAGGATAA
- a CDS encoding aldehyde dehydrogenase has product MEIENILLKQRDFFKTQQTKSPAFRKMYLEKLKSLIISNENMLYEAINKDFGKSKFDTFTTELSFILNDLNYYIKNLKTLSKPKKVSTNLVNQLGNSKVYADPLGCVLVIGAWNYPYQLSLSPIIAALAAGNCCILKPSEIAENTMKAMATIINNNFPPEYLYVYEGGIEETTALLTLQFDKIFFTGSTKVGKIVYKAAAEHLTPVTLELGGKSPAIVTKNANLEIAAKRIVWGKFLNAGQTCVAPDYLLVEETIQEQFLEMLRKYIREFRYDQDSVQYTRIINQRNFQRLIRLIDQEKIYCGGRFDEEKLYIEPTILNHIDWKDEIMQEEIFGPILPVISFQNYNAALNAVLELEKPLAAYLFTNDSEEKENFTRKLSFGGGCINDTVMHLSNDNLPFGGVGNSGIGNYHGKYGFETFSHQKAVLEKATWGEPNIKYPPYSEKKLNWIKKFL; this is encoded by the coding sequence ATGGAAATTGAAAATATTTTATTGAAGCAACGCGATTTTTTCAAAACACAGCAAACCAAAAGTCCTGCTTTCCGGAAAATGTATCTTGAAAAACTTAAAAGTCTTATTATTTCTAATGAGAATATGCTGTATGAAGCAATTAACAAGGATTTCGGGAAATCAAAATTTGATACTTTCACCACCGAATTGTCTTTTATCCTGAATGATCTCAATTATTATATAAAGAACTTAAAAACGCTGTCAAAACCCAAAAAAGTAAGCACCAATCTTGTCAATCAGCTGGGAAACAGTAAGGTGTATGCTGATCCGCTTGGCTGTGTACTCGTAATCGGGGCATGGAACTATCCTTACCAGCTGTCCCTTTCCCCCATTATTGCTGCGCTGGCTGCCGGAAACTGCTGTATTCTCAAGCCCAGTGAAATTGCTGAAAACACGATGAAAGCTATGGCTACTATCATTAACAACAATTTTCCTCCCGAATATCTATACGTTTATGAAGGCGGTATTGAAGAGACAACAGCGCTTTTGACCTTGCAATTTGACAAGATATTTTTTACCGGAAGTACAAAAGTCGGAAAAATTGTATATAAAGCTGCTGCTGAACACCTTACGCCAGTAACCCTTGAATTGGGCGGAAAATCTCCCGCTATTGTCACAAAAAATGCCAATCTCGAAATCGCAGCCAAAAGAATTGTATGGGGAAAATTCCTGAACGCAGGACAAACTTGCGTAGCTCCTGATTATCTGTTGGTAGAAGAAACCATTCAGGAACAGTTTCTGGAAATGCTCAGAAAATATATCCGGGAATTCAGATACGATCAGGATTCTGTTCAGTATACAAGAATTATTAATCAAAGGAACTTTCAGCGTCTGATACGCCTTATTGATCAGGAAAAAATCTATTGCGGAGGCCGCTTTGATGAAGAAAAGCTTTATATAGAACCTACCATTTTAAATCATATAGACTGGAAAGACGAAATTATGCAGGAAGAAATTTTTGGTCCAATCCTGCCTGTCATCAGCTTTCAAAACTACAACGCAGCCCTCAACGCTGTTCTGGAACTTGAAAAACCGCTGGCAGCCTATCTTTTTACCAATGATTCAGAGGAGAAAGAAAACTTTACGCGGAAATTATCTTTCGGAGGCGGCTGTATCAACGATACGGTAATGCATTTAAGCAATGATAATCTTCCCTTTGGAGGGGTGGGAAATTCAGGCATAGGGAACTATCACGGAAAATATGGTTTTGAAACTTTTTCTCATCAAAAAGCAGTTCTTGAAAAAGCAACTTGGGGTGAACCCAATATCAAATACCCTCCGTATTCAGAGAAAAAATTAAACTGGATTAAAAAATTTTTATAG
- the rpsR gene encoding 30S ribosomal protein S18, which translates to MAIDEMAKQASAGGESEVKFLTPLDINTKSEKKYCRFKKYGIKHVDYKDADFLLQFVNEQGKILPRRYTGTSLKYQRKVSAAIKRARHLALLPYVADLLK; encoded by the coding sequence ATGGCAATAGATGAAATGGCTAAACAAGCCTCAGCAGGAGGAGAATCAGAAGTAAAATTCCTTACTCCACTTGATATCAATACAAAATCTGAAAAGAAATATTGTAGATTCAAAAAATACGGAATTAAGCACGTTGACTATAAAGATGCTGATTTCTTATTACAATTTGTAAACGAACAAGGTAAAATCTTACCAAGAAGATACACCGGAACTTCTTTAAAATACCAAAGAAAAGTTTCTGCTGCTATCAAAAGAGCAAGACACCTTGCATTACTACCATACGTAGCTGACTTATTGAAATAA
- a CDS encoding MFS transporter translates to MQHNTVYHQWVPQWLKLPILILALFPHLMLLSLLHSNSAFTSSFMDVDSDDIQYLMILMYGTFVVTLLVLQRFMAYFSVKYYVLLMASVSVIILYVLSVTHDYHVILVIRFLEGIFGLLEGAIFLPLIIAELKTRHAKVLAYLFMYTIMLTGGTITTSLLKSSIENYDFRHMILMMAYFHVFVLIIGIALFNRNRFFPKKPLYQLDITSWFLLWMCLQAGGYAIIYGKRLMWFESDTIIMCLFVFLLSGGLFMLKQRNSKRPLFHFEVFSSKNVIAGMILFFIFYLIRSGLNNVYSIMATVWKWPWDYIVNIQYWNVAGTLLGIVLSGICLVRGISSRIVFFTGFLLLAIDCAWFTYTFYPDTTLSTICPPLFLQGVAQGLLFTPLVFFLISGTPEEYVSNATALGTTTRFWTTAIGYALMQNLMLFLTLKHSDTLSATFTDTNPVFYSQWSQIFGANISKLSVNDSLSMTAGAFKAKITAQSILLSNMEIFTGLFWLALITAIGLLLYHPVKIAVRNIM, encoded by the coding sequence ATGCAGCATAATACAGTTTATCATCAATGGGTACCACAATGGCTGAAACTGCCAATTTTGATATTGGCACTGTTTCCCCACCTGATGTTGTTGTCGCTTTTACATTCAAACAGCGCCTTCACCTCTTCTTTTATGGATGTAGATTCAGATGACATCCAGTATTTAATGATTTTGATGTATGGGACATTTGTGGTTACCCTTTTAGTCTTACAAAGATTTATGGCTTATTTCAGCGTCAAATATTATGTGCTGCTGATGGCTTCCGTTTCCGTCATTATCCTTTATGTTTTATCAGTCACTCATGATTACCATGTTATCCTGGTGATCCGGTTTCTGGAGGGAATTTTCGGGTTGCTGGAAGGCGCTATTTTCCTTCCTTTAATTATTGCTGAGCTAAAAACAAGACATGCCAAGGTTCTGGCGTATCTCTTCATGTACACCATTATGCTGACGGGAGGAACCATCACCACTTCCCTGTTGAAATCAAGCATTGAAAACTATGACTTCCGGCATATGATCCTGATGATGGCTTACTTTCATGTATTTGTCCTGATTATTGGCATTGCCCTGTTCAACAGAAACAGATTTTTTCCCAAAAAACCTTTATACCAATTGGATATTACCAGCTGGTTTTTACTTTGGATGTGTCTTCAGGCAGGCGGTTATGCCATTATTTACGGCAAAAGACTTATGTGGTTTGAATCTGATACCATCATTATGTGCCTGTTTGTATTTCTTCTTTCCGGAGGATTATTTATGCTTAAGCAGAGAAATTCCAAGAGACCGTTATTTCATTTTGAAGTGTTCAGTTCAAAAAATGTCATTGCAGGAATGATTCTGTTTTTCATCTTTTATCTGATCCGCTCCGGACTGAATAATGTCTACAGCATTATGGCTACCGTCTGGAAATGGCCGTGGGATTATATTGTAAACATCCAGTACTGGAATGTGGCAGGAACCCTTTTAGGAATTGTATTATCAGGAATCTGTCTTGTTCGTGGGATCTCTTCAAGGATTGTTTTCTTCACAGGATTTCTTTTACTGGCCATTGATTGTGCATGGTTCACCTATACTTTTTATCCTGATACTACCCTTTCTACGATCTGTCCGCCGTTATTTTTACAGGGAGTCGCTCAGGGATTATTGTTTACTCCCCTTGTATTTTTTCTGATTTCAGGTACTCCGGAGGAATATGTATCCAATGCTACAGCGTTAGGAACTACAACCCGCTTCTGGACTACCGCTATAGGATATGCACTGATGCAGAACCTGATGCTATTTTTAACATTAAAACATTCTGATACACTCAGCGCCACCTTTACAGATACCAATCCTGTATTTTACAGTCAGTGGAGCCAAATTTTCGGGGCTAATATTTCGAAACTCTCAGTTAATGATTCTTTATCTATGACAGCAGGCGCTTTTAAAGCTAAAATAACAGCGCAGTCTATCCTTCTTTCCAATATGGAAATATTTACGGGACTTTTCTGGCTGGCACTTATTACAGCAATTGGCCTGCTCCTCTACCATCCTGTAAAAATAGCTGTAAGAAACATCATGTAG
- a CDS encoding glycosyltransferase family 2 protein: MHQKLAVAILNWNGRNWLEKFLPDVVQFSQNAEIYVIDNLSTDDSLEFLQNNYPTVNIVKNDRNYGFAGGYNEGLKSIPNEYYCLLNSDVEVTENWTEPVLELMEKNPSISAVQPKILSYHHRSYFEFAGAAGGLIDNLGYPYCRGRIFDDLEEDKGQYNDETEIFWASGCCFFIRSKDFWDQNGFDARFFAHQEEIDLCWRLINSGKKIYYTGKSSVYHVGGGTLNKQSVQKTYLNIRNNLSMLLKNLPFPQWILVIFFRLCLDSVAGIYFGVKQGFPHLWAVIRAHFGFYAQLPGTLKLRQKHQKHQFYQSKWLIFKHFLGGRL; encoded by the coding sequence ATGCATCAAAAACTGGCAGTTGCCATCTTAAACTGGAATGGCAGAAACTGGCTTGAGAAATTTCTTCCGGATGTGGTTCAATTTTCTCAGAATGCCGAAATCTATGTGATAGATAATCTTTCTACGGATGATTCCCTTGAGTTTCTACAAAACAATTATCCCACAGTCAATATTGTAAAAAATGACAGAAATTACGGATTTGCAGGCGGTTATAATGAAGGATTAAAATCCATTCCAAATGAATATTACTGTCTTCTGAACTCCGATGTAGAAGTTACAGAGAACTGGACAGAACCTGTATTGGAATTGATGGAAAAAAATCCTTCCATTTCAGCAGTACAGCCAAAAATTTTATCATATCACCACAGAAGTTATTTTGAATTTGCCGGTGCCGCCGGTGGATTGATTGATAATCTCGGATATCCTTATTGCAGAGGAAGAATTTTTGATGATCTGGAGGAAGATAAAGGCCAGTATAATGATGAAACAGAGATTTTCTGGGCTTCAGGATGCTGCTTTTTTATCCGTTCAAAAGATTTTTGGGATCAGAATGGCTTTGATGCAAGATTTTTTGCTCATCAGGAAGAGATCGACCTTTGCTGGAGGCTCATCAATTCAGGGAAAAAGATTTACTATACCGGCAAGTCCAGTGTATATCACGTTGGTGGCGGAACGCTCAATAAGCAGAGTGTACAGAAGACTTATCTGAACATCAGAAATAATCTTTCTATGCTGCTTAAAAATCTTCCTTTTCCACAATGGATTCTTGTTATTTTTTTCAGGTTATGCCTGGACAGTGTTGCCGGAATTTATTTTGGCGTAAAACAGGGGTTTCCGCATTTGTGGGCGGTGATAAGAGCTCATTTTGGGTTTTATGCCCAGCTTCCGGGAACCTTAAAACTTCGCCAGAAGCATCAGAAGCATCAGTTTTACCAATCGAAATGGCTGATATTTAAGCATTTTTTAGGTGGCAGATTATAG
- the rpsF gene encoding 30S ribosomal protein S6, translating to MNNYETVFILTPVLSEAQVEEAVNKYVDLIKEKNCEIVAKENWGLKKLAYPIQLKKNGFYTLIEFKGEGTVVADLELAFKRDERVIRYLTTKLDKHAVEYAVTRRAKVKAAKA from the coding sequence ATGAACAATTACGAAACTGTTTTCATTTTAACTCCCGTTCTATCTGAGGCACAGGTAGAGGAAGCAGTGAACAAGTATGTAGATCTAATCAAAGAAAAGAACTGCGAAATCGTTGCTAAAGAAAACTGGGGATTAAAAAAATTAGCTTACCCAATTCAATTGAAAAAGAATGGGTTCTATACTTTAATCGAATTTAAAGGAGAAGGTACTGTAGTTGCTGATTTAGAATTAGCATTTAAGCGTGACGAAAGAGTAATCCGTTACCTTACTACAAAACTTGACAAGCACGCTGTAGAGTACGCTGTAACAAGAAGAGCTAAAGTAAAAGCAGCTAAAGCTTAA
- a CDS encoding lysophospholipid acyltransferase family protein yields MNFLIKILYLISKLPLKILYIFSDVIFFLNYYIVGYRKEVITQNLRKSFPDKSEEEIKDIRKKFYLNFSDYLVETIKSFSISETESRVRMQHINQQLFHEAKAEGKNIILLAGHVFNWEWINALARIIPQAHCHPVYRKVNSDFWENQMKKVRNKFGNEALEANEVILNIFRSQNNGDSAYMFVADQTPHHAHVTYGLEFLNQRTPAFIGYDKLATRMDLVFIYCEMKKVKRGYYQVNYHRIYPDGEKFTENEVVKKFHKLLENTLHKYPDNYLWSHRKWKYQDSIKNFDSEKK; encoded by the coding sequence ATGAATTTTCTAATCAAAATATTATATCTGATCTCAAAGCTTCCGCTTAAAATATTATATATTTTTTCGGACGTTATCTTTTTCCTCAATTATTACATTGTAGGATACAGAAAAGAGGTGATCACCCAAAACCTTAGAAAGTCTTTTCCGGATAAATCCGAAGAAGAAATTAAAGATATCCGAAAGAAATTCTACCTTAATTTTTCCGATTATCTGGTAGAAACTATAAAGTCTTTCAGCATTTCGGAGACTGAATCCAGAGTGAGGATGCAGCACATTAATCAGCAATTATTCCACGAAGCCAAGGCGGAAGGTAAAAATATCATTCTTTTGGCAGGCCACGTTTTTAATTGGGAATGGATCAATGCACTGGCAAGAATTATTCCTCAGGCACACTGCCATCCTGTATACAGAAAGGTAAACAGTGATTTTTGGGAAAATCAGATGAAGAAGGTCCGAAATAAATTCGGAAATGAAGCCCTGGAAGCCAATGAGGTTATTCTAAATATTTTCAGGTCTCAAAACAATGGCGACTCTGCTTATATGTTTGTTGCCGACCAAACTCCCCACCACGCCCATGTCACTTACGGATTAGAGTTTTTGAACCAAAGAACTCCTGCTTTTATAGGGTATGATAAGCTGGCTACAAGAATGGATCTTGTTTTTATCTATTGTGAGATGAAAAAGGTGAAACGTGGTTATTATCAGGTAAATTACCACAGAATATATCCGGACGGTGAAAAATTCACAGAAAATGAAGTCGTGAAAAAATTCCATAAGTTACTGGAAAACACGTTGCATAAATATCCGGATAACTACCTTTGGTCACACAGGAAATGGAAATATCAGGACTCCATTAAAAATTTTGATTCGGAAAAAAAATAG
- a CDS encoding 3'-5' exonuclease, with protein sequence MDFCAIDFETATHEKSSACEMGICVVQDSKIVETKTWLIKPPSFPYFSKFNIAVHGIQPEDVKDAPTFDEIWYEAQDMMYGNLMIAHNAGFDASVLRGCLEHYGMFTPKLNYLCSIQLAKKSWNYLPKYGLKPLAEYHKIDFTHHRAGADAEVCAKISLLAFEKLFLTNNDEVNEYMKAKIKKL encoded by the coding sequence ATGGATTTCTGTGCAATAGATTTTGAAACGGCCACTCACGAGAAAAGCTCAGCTTGTGAGATGGGAATTTGTGTGGTACAGGATTCTAAAATTGTTGAAACAAAGACATGGCTGATTAAACCTCCAAGTTTTCCTTATTTCAGTAAGTTTAATATTGCAGTTCACGGAATCCAGCCTGAAGATGTAAAGGACGCTCCTACCTTTGATGAAATTTGGTATGAAGCTCAGGATATGATGTACGGAAACCTTATGATTGCCCATAATGCAGGGTTTGATGCTTCTGTTTTAAGAGGATGTCTGGAACATTACGGGATGTTTACCCCAAAACTGAACTATTTATGCAGCATACAGCTGGCCAAGAAGTCATGGAATTATCTTCCGAAATACGGCTTAAAACCTTTGGCAGAATATCATAAAATTGATTTTACCCACCACCGAGCGGGTGCCGATGCCGAAGTATGTGCCAAGATCTCATTATTGGCATTTGAGAAACTCTTCCTCACCAATAATGATGAAGTCAATGAGTATATGAAAGCAAAAATTAAAAAGCTTTAA
- the rplI gene encoding 50S ribosomal protein L9: protein MEIILKKDVENLGLEFDTVNVKPGYARNFLIPQGIALLATPKNKAALEATLEARKEEEAKLIAAANAVVEQLKKTSITIPAKVGAGDKLFGSINNADLSAALEKAGVSVEKKYIKIPGNTIKRTGKFAALIRLHRNVEYNYEFDIVSDAPVEAAAPKKEEAKTEEA from the coding sequence ATGGAAATTATCCTAAAAAAAGACGTAGAAAACTTAGGACTTGAGTTTGATACAGTAAACGTAAAGCCAGGTTATGCTAGAAACTTCCTAATTCCTCAGGGAATTGCTCTTTTAGCTACTCCTAAAAACAAAGCTGCTTTAGAAGCTACATTAGAAGCTAGAAAAGAAGAAGAAGCTAAATTAATCGCTGCTGCTAACGCTGTAGTTGAGCAATTGAAGAAAACTTCTATCACAATCCCTGCAAAAGTAGGTGCTGGTGACAAATTATTCGGATCTATCAACAATGCTGACCTATCTGCTGCTTTAGAAAAAGCTGGTGTTTCTGTAGAGAAAAAATACATCAAAATTCCTGGTAACACGATCAAGAGAACTGGTAAATTCGCAGCTCTTATCAGACTTCACAGAAATGTTGAGTACAACTACGAGTTTGATATCGTATCTGATGCTCCAGTAGAAGCTGCTGCTCCTAAAAAAGAAGAAGCTAAAACTGAAGAAGCTTAA
- a CDS encoding HlyD family secretion protein — MAQKQLTQKEKRINKSITLLAWILIISGITGMVSFYLFSRKNVTTNDAQIEQYITPVSSKVSGFIKTIRFNENQLVHKGDTLIVIDNREFVNQVHMAEANLHANTATISTIESGVSTRESDTKIIDAKIASAKIDIWKTEQDFKRYKNLLAEDAATEQEFENVKASYEQSKANLLALEQQKNSVRAGANEQQTKVAPVKSQIRQSSANLNNAKLYLSYTVITAPYDGWVGKKTIQEGQLIKEGQALVQIVSKEKWIIANYKETQLGQIDQSKEVIITADAYPDVEFKGKILSVSPASGSQFSLVKPDNATGNFVKIEQRFPVKIILDNNKNNEKLLSGMNVLVSAKKI, encoded by the coding sequence ATGGCACAGAAACAATTGACACAAAAGGAAAAAAGAATCAACAAGTCCATTACTTTACTGGCCTGGATCCTGATCATCAGTGGAATTACAGGAATGGTCAGCTTTTATCTTTTTTCAAGAAAAAATGTGACTACGAATGATGCACAGATTGAGCAATATATAACCCCTGTATCCAGCAAGGTTTCGGGATTTATTAAAACAATACGCTTTAACGAAAATCAGTTGGTACATAAAGGCGACACTCTAATTGTTATAGACAACAGGGAGTTTGTGAATCAGGTCCATATGGCAGAGGCAAATCTTCATGCCAATACAGCAACCATCAGCACCATTGAAAGCGGAGTGAGCACCAGAGAAAGTGATACGAAAATCATTGATGCTAAAATTGCTTCCGCAAAAATTGATATATGGAAAACAGAACAGGATTTTAAAAGATATAAAAATCTGCTGGCCGAAGATGCTGCTACAGAACAGGAATTTGAAAATGTAAAAGCTTCTTATGAGCAGTCAAAAGCTAATCTTTTGGCACTGGAACAGCAGAAAAATTCAGTAAGAGCCGGGGCTAACGAACAGCAGACTAAAGTGGCACCCGTGAAAAGCCAGATCCGGCAGAGCTCAGCGAATCTTAATAATGCGAAACTTTATCTTTCCTATACAGTTATTACCGCTCCCTATGACGGATGGGTAGGAAAAAAGACGATTCAGGAGGGACAGCTGATTAAAGAAGGACAGGCCCTGGTTCAGATTGTCAGCAAAGAAAAATGGATCATTGCTAATTATAAAGAAACACAGCTTGGGCAGATTGACCAGAGCAAGGAAGTAATTATTACTGCGGATGCTTATCCCGATGTTGAGTTTAAAGGGAAAATACTCTCTGTTTCTCCCGCTTCAGGATCTCAGTTTTCCTTAGTTAAACCAGATAATGCAACGGGAAACTTTGTCAAAATTGAACAGAGATTTCCAGTGAAAATAATTCTAGACAACAATAAAAACAACGAAAAACTGCTTTCCGGAATGAATGTTCTGGTGAGCGCAAAGAAGATATGA
- a CDS encoding TolC family protein, translating into MNIILNACRYLCMALCLVLSSFLQSQMIDYQHLSLQQAVEIGLKNNKNIQISHLKQEMSVTKEKDLKMEKLPDIEFHTSYNQVTNLFQHQNGVFNKATKYDIINGMYDFTLSASIPVYMGGRIKNTEKKAAIDTEISALRTHLDERQLKMSIITAFLQIHHLKEQQRLISDKMKEDSVNIKQVKALKANGVVTVNEVLRTSLQLSNHKMSWTELDNDIQIAEHKLKTILSLPENQEMHANTEDLISDNASIPYLDELTETALNKNESVEITHKNLSLKELDQKITKANYLPKITAGGEYFMKYPNMMFFPPEPYAYRLGMIGVNLTYPIGNLYKNKYKMQEAKENIDLARLQIEENKENLRHDVYEAYKKFEETDQKVKIAEEAINQAKENYRIVRTKYANKLSLITELIDADNAYLEAESNLISVKINRQLKYYQLQYTIGNL; encoded by the coding sequence ATGAATATCATATTGAACGCATGCCGGTATCTGTGCATGGCGTTGTGCTTAGTATTGAGCAGCTTTTTACAGTCACAGATGATAGATTACCAGCATCTCAGCTTACAGCAAGCCGTAGAGATTGGTCTGAAAAACAACAAAAACATACAGATCAGTCATCTGAAACAGGAAATGTCCGTTACCAAAGAGAAAGATCTCAAAATGGAAAAACTTCCGGACATTGAATTTCATACCAGCTACAACCAGGTAACAAACCTTTTTCAGCATCAGAATGGCGTTTTTAATAAAGCCACCAAATATGACATAATCAACGGAATGTATGACTTTACTTTATCTGCCTCTATTCCTGTCTATATGGGAGGAAGGATTAAAAATACAGAGAAGAAAGCAGCCATTGATACGGAAATTTCAGCTTTAAGAACCCATCTGGACGAGAGACAGCTTAAAATGTCTATTATTACTGCTTTTCTTCAGATCCATCATTTAAAAGAACAACAGCGCCTTATCAGTGATAAAATGAAGGAAGATTCTGTCAATATCAAGCAGGTAAAGGCTCTGAAGGCTAATGGTGTGGTAACTGTAAACGAAGTTTTAAGAACGTCATTACAGCTTTCCAACCATAAAATGAGCTGGACGGAACTGGATAATGATATTCAGATTGCAGAGCATAAGCTTAAAACCATTCTTTCTCTTCCGGAAAATCAGGAAATGCATGCGAATACGGAAGACCTTATTTCAGATAATGCTTCAATTCCTTATTTGGATGAACTGACGGAGACCGCTCTAAACAAGAATGAATCGGTAGAAATCACCCATAAGAATCTTTCCCTGAAAGAATTGGATCAAAAAATAACCAAAGCGAATTATTTACCCAAAATTACCGCTGGCGGAGAATATTTTATGAAATATCCGAATATGATGTTCTTTCCTCCTGAACCTTATGCATACCGCCTGGGAATGATAGGGGTAAATCTTACCTATCCCATCGGAAATCTGTACAAAAACAAATATAAAATGCAGGAAGCAAAGGAAAATATTGATCTTGCCAGGCTTCAGATAGAGGAAAACAAAGAAAATCTGAGACATGATGTATACGAAGCCTACAAAAAGTTTGAAGAAACAGACCAGAAAGTAAAAATTGCTGAAGAAGCCATTAATCAGGCCAAGGAAAACTATCGTATCGTGAGAACAAAGTACGCCAACAAGCTAAGTCTTATCACTGAACTGATTGATGCTGACAATGCTTATCTGGAAGCTGAATCTAATCTTATTTCCGTAAAAATTAACAGACAACTTAAATATTACCAACTCCAATATACGATTGGAAACTTATAA